In the Rhodopirellula bahusiensis genome, one interval contains:
- a CDS encoding flagellin, with product MTRINTNVSSLVAQNRLASSNNDLQQSLTRLSTGLRINKGSEDPAGVLASGALRAEITGLTKAISNTTRASQIISTADAALGQVGNLLNDIRGLVVEAANTGGLSNAEIAANQLQIDSSLEAINRISQTTTFQGRKLLDGSQDYVSTLSTTPGVADYAIDQANLGTAGSVDVEVNVAAAATKADIAIDAGAFDPPLDGDAVATSKLETNTYYHAVLNDSGIRITGDFDSVQFIDDGNFNSLPAASINDGVLTLRYDSYDQPHSIAFSASAINSLPGIEANWEGGPFENTQQTGVVRPVHAGIEVARSDGGNIAISYTDSDQSATTASYDEQTNTVNIALGTDETSKGFVDIAQLVNDIPALSDGTELTATVIDSDGEETTGPSQRLNLTADDFNPNTTNFEPKLNGDLIFELKGSKGSETFQFSGGATALQIADAVNLVSDSIGVVASTENGLNFTSQDYGSGESVEIEVIGEGDGGAFESNLSETLALGSDVEATVNGVKAGGSGNKLAINTATLDLSITVEDGSSTNFSFNITGGGATFQLGPGATSTQQASLGIGSVSTGKLGGSAGRLYELGSGQSMSLTNDVHGAAKVIDEVMEKVSNMRGRLGSFQTTTLQSSLVSLSETKANLQEAMSSISDADFAQESANLTRAQVLVQSGTNVLSLANQNPRNVLSLLG from the coding sequence ATGACCCGTATCAACACCAACGTTTCGTCGTTGGTCGCCCAAAATCGCTTGGCGTCCAGCAACAACGACTTGCAGCAGTCGCTCACGCGTCTGTCAACGGGATTGCGAATCAACAAAGGTTCGGAAGACCCAGCCGGTGTTTTGGCCAGCGGAGCTTTACGGGCGGAGATCACCGGACTGACCAAAGCGATTAGCAACACGACACGTGCCAGTCAGATCATCAGTACCGCCGACGCAGCGCTCGGCCAAGTCGGAAACCTGCTCAATGACATCCGCGGGTTGGTCGTGGAAGCGGCCAACACCGGCGGGCTTTCAAACGCTGAGATTGCTGCCAATCAACTGCAGATCGACTCGTCGCTCGAGGCCATCAATCGGATCTCTCAAACGACCACCTTTCAAGGTCGAAAGTTGCTCGACGGTTCGCAAGACTACGTCAGCACGCTCTCAACCACGCCTGGGGTTGCTGACTACGCGATTGACCAAGCGAATCTCGGCACGGCGGGCAGCGTGGACGTGGAAGTCAACGTTGCGGCCGCTGCGACGAAAGCAGACATTGCCATCGATGCGGGCGCGTTTGATCCGCCTCTGGATGGTGATGCGGTTGCGACAAGCAAGCTCGAAACCAACACGTACTATCATGCGGTGCTGAACGACAGTGGTATCCGTATCACTGGCGATTTCGACTCGGTTCAATTCATCGACGACGGCAACTTCAACAGCCTTCCCGCAGCATCGATCAATGATGGCGTTTTAACGCTACGTTATGACTCATATGATCAGCCGCACAGCATCGCTTTCAGTGCATCAGCGATCAACAGTCTGCCCGGCATCGAGGCCAATTGGGAGGGAGGGCCGTTCGAGAATACACAGCAAACAGGAGTCGTCCGGCCGGTTCACGCTGGGATCGAAGTTGCGCGCAGTGACGGCGGCAACATCGCGATCTCGTATACCGACTCGGATCAATCCGCGACCACGGCGTCCTACGATGAACAGACCAACACCGTTAACATCGCTTTGGGTACCGACGAGACATCCAAAGGGTTCGTCGACATTGCTCAGCTGGTCAACGACATTCCGGCACTTTCCGATGGCACCGAACTGACCGCGACGGTGATCGACAGCGATGGAGAAGAAACCACCGGACCGTCACAACGCCTGAACCTGACCGCGGATGATTTCAATCCTAACACCACCAATTTCGAGCCCAAACTAAACGGAGATCTCATCTTCGAACTGAAAGGAAGCAAGGGCAGCGAAACCTTTCAGTTCTCCGGTGGTGCGACCGCTCTTCAAATTGCCGACGCGGTCAACTTGGTCAGCGATTCAATCGGGGTGGTTGCTAGCACAGAGAATGGGCTCAACTTCACGAGCCAAGACTACGGCAGCGGGGAGTCCGTCGAAATCGAAGTGATTGGTGAAGGCGACGGAGGCGCGTTTGAAAGCAATCTGAGTGAAACGCTTGCCCTTGGAAGCGACGTCGAAGCAACCGTCAACGGAGTGAAGGCTGGTGGAAGCGGAAACAAACTCGCGATCAACACCGCCACGTTGGACCTGTCCATCACCGTTGAAGACGGTAGCAGCACCAATTTCAGCTTCAACATCACCGGCGGAGGAGCCACGTTCCAGCTTGGACCGGGTGCGACCAGCACGCAGCAAGCGTCACTTGGAATCGGAAGTGTCTCGACAGGAAAACTCGGCGGCAGTGCGGGGCGTCTTTACGAGCTTGGCAGCGGACAATCCATGTCGCTGACGAACGATGTTCACGGTGCGGCCAAGGTCATCGACGAGGTCATGGAGAAAGTCTCGAACATGCGCGGGCGATTGGGATCGTTCCAAACCACAACCCTGCAAAGCAGCCTTGTCTCGCTGAGTGAAACAAAAGCGAACCTTCAAGAAGCGATGTCATCCATCAGCGATGCCGACTTCGCCCAAGAATCAGCCAACCTGACTCGCGCGCAGGTACTCGTTCAATCAGGCACCAACGTGCTTTCACTGGCCAATCAAAACCCGCGAAACGTTTTGTCACTATTGGGCTAG